Proteins found in one Limanda limanda chromosome 18, fLimLim1.1, whole genome shotgun sequence genomic segment:
- the LOC133024116 gene encoding adhesion G-protein coupled receptor F3-like: MIIDPPVANCSGSGNNNLTVNVTATIQNSTESYNVSWGKVLSDKPKIESGKFCTCEGIWPNTPNGSTVINQCENGKTGYKSRTCGDEAEWQMEYSSCISDELKKVLTAAEVFKAGIGATQEAAMSIFQALKNTTTSKSSNNPAGINASISIIDIMATGSKNIPLKEEVFDDFLTAASNLLANNWTGVNSSIKYDMSSRYLLSVENLVKNIQVINTLNISKPNLDLKVSNGDRTISVFNATVKLTETGGQFKTVGVRNLMDKLNNSFKPTSTVPHNLLLIVTKNGSSSTEITMNFPIKKLNDTQRQHCVFWDTNKTDWSDTGCRVERDSNHTLCKCNHLTSFAVLMSKSDTPNVDLDTITYVGLAVSICSLVILLIIEALVWSVVVKTDLSYFRHTALVNIAVFLLLADCSFLASMSPENLSAHWCLILTICKHLFYLAMFSWMLCMSVMLIHRLIFVFSPLRKRVFMFLSSIVGYGCPVLIVGFSFVYCRYNEKDYYNKDTCWLVFDGTLKGSLYAFLLPVGTVIFTNLFSMAVVIFTLLKSSAPDGSKSDEKETLKSIVKVVVFLTPVFGVTWVIGFFLQIFDKDDEEYPFLEYSFTILNSFQGFFVMLTGVFAEPKVRQELLKRMVGDKGKYDTMKNSTSASNTKER; encoded by the exons AGTCGGGAAAGTTTTGCACTTGTGAAGGGATTTGGCCAAATACCCCAAATGGAAGTACAGTGATTAATCAGTGTGAAAATGGCAAGACTGGTTACAAGTCTCGTACTTGTGGTGATGAGGCCGAGTGGCAGATGGAGTACTCCTCCTGCATCAGCGATGAGTTGAAGAAAGTTCTAACTGCAGCAGAG gtCTTCAAGGCGGGCATAGGGGCTACACAGGAAGCAGCCATGTCGATCTTTCAAGCACTTAAGAACACCACTACATCTAAATCCAGTAACAACCCTGCTGGTATCAATGCTTCTATCAGCATAATAGATATAATGGCCACTGGATCAAAAAACATCCCCTTGAAGGAAGAAGTCTTTGAT GATTTTCTCACAGCAGCCAGCAATTTATTGGCAAACAACTGGACCGGGGTCAACTCATCTATCAAATATGACATGTCATCACGATACCTTTTGAGTGTGGAGAATCTGGTGAAGAACATCCAAGTGATCAACACTTTGAATATCTCCAAACCAAACTTGGACCTCAAAGTCTCCAACGGGGACCGTACAATCTCTGTGTTTAATGCCACTGTTAAACTCACAGAGACTGGCGGACAGTTCAAAACTGTTGGTGTGAGAAATCTGATGGATAAattaaataacagttttaaacCAACATCAACAGTTCCGCATAACCTTTTACTAATAGTCACAAAGAACGGCAGTTCGTCTACCGAGATTACAATGAACTTCCCCATCAAGAAGCTGAacgacacacaaagacaacactGTGTCTTCTGGGACACCAATAAAACGGACTGGTCAGACACAGGTTGCAGAGTTGAACGTGATAGTAATCACACACTCTGCAAGTGCAACCACCTGACTTCATTCGCTGTCCTCATGTCCAAGTCAGATACACCTAATGTCGACCTAGATACCATTACCTATGTTGGCCTGGCAGTGTCCATCTGCTCTCTGGTGATCCTCCTCATCATTGAGGCTCTCGTGTGGTCTGTTGTAGTCAAGACTGATCTCTCATATTTCCGTCACACAGCACTGGTGAACATCGCCGTGTTCCTCTTGCTCGCTGACTGCAGTTTTTTGGCATCTATGTCACCTGAGAATCTCAGTGCTCACTGGTGCTTAATTTTAACCATATGCAAACACCTATTTTATTTGGCCATGTTCAGCTGGATGCTGTGCATGAGCGTCATGCTCATCCACCGGCTCATCTTTGTCTTCAGCCCGCTAAGGAAAAGAGTCTTCATGTTCCTATCCAGTATCGTAGGCTACGGTTGCCCAGTTCTCATTGTGGGATTTAGCTTTGTGTATTGCAGATACAACGAGAAGGACTACTATAACAAGGACACATGCTGGCTAGTTTTTGATGGAACCTTGAAGGGCTCATTGTATGCTTTCCTTCTCCCTGTGGGAACTGTTATTTTCACAAATCTTTTTTCCATGGCGGTTGTCATTTTTACTCTGTTGAAGTCCTCCGCCCCTGATGGCAGCAAGTCGGATGAGAAGGAGACATTAAAGAGCATCGTTAAAGTGGTGGTCTTTCTAACACCAGTTTTTGGAGTAACATGGGTTATTGGCTTCTTTCTGCAAATATTCGATAAGGACGACGAGGAATACCCTTTTCTTGAATACAGTTTCACCATCCTCAATTCCTTCCAG GGCTTTTTCGTGATGTTAACAGGGGTATTTGCAGAGCCAAAg GTGCGTCAAGAACTGTTAAAGCGAATGGTAGGT GATAAAGGAAAATATGACACCATGAAGAATTCAACCTCAGCCtcaaacacaaaagaaagaTAA